The Methanothermobacter tenebrarum genome has a window encoding:
- a CDS encoding Dna2/Cas4 domain-containing protein: MNMRVSLISEYLFCPFKLYIEEVDERSIQKIKLIRGAYNDFKDLIGDVLPLIHKGMGVNEIRDILKRGVERLAPPSEIEKILEMEAEVESIKIKRFMDVTGKDGYEIRRFIANPSLSNYRIYDDSLELYGNVHRIEIIKGKYHPIKIKTGLPPYKGVWDSDALEVAAYALLIEKEFKSEVLLGFVDYILVGERRPVTIDQALREDLLTIIGEIKGILMGEHAPSANLNPRKCEKCNCNDICPEKL, from the coding sequence ATGAATATGAGGGTTTCTTTGATATCAGAGTATCTTTTCTGTCCCTTCAAATTATACATAGAGGAAGTCGATGAAAGGAGTATACAAAAGATCAAACTGATTAGGGGGGCCTATAACGATTTTAAGGATCTGATAGGGGATGTATTACCACTAATCCATAAAGGAATGGGAGTTAATGAGATAAGAGATATTCTAAAAAGGGGAGTTGAAAGATTAGCACCTCCAAGTGAAATTGAAAAGATCCTTGAAATGGAGGCTGAAGTGGAGTCAATAAAAATTAAAAGATTTATGGATGTAACCGGAAAAGATGGATATGAGATCAGAAGATTCATAGCAAATCCAAGTCTAAGCAATTATAGGATCTATGATGATAGTCTAGAACTTTATGGGAATGTTCACAGGATTGAGATCATCAAGGGAAAATATCATCCAATTAAGATTAAAACAGGACTACCACCATATAAGGGTGTTTGGGATTCAGACGCTCTGGAAGTAGCCGCGTATGCACTATTAATAGAAAAAGAGTTTAAAAGCGAAGTCCTCCTAGGATTCGTAGATTACATCCTCGTAGGTGAAAGAAGACCGGTTACCATAGACCAAGCCCTTAGAGAAGACCTCCTTACCATAATAGGGGAAATAAAAGGGATTCTAATGGGAGAACATGCACCATCAGCAAATCTAAACCCTCGAAAATGTGAAAAATGCAACTGCAATGATATCTGCCCAGAAAAACTATAA
- a CDS encoding 6-carboxytetrahydropterin synthase — protein sequence MKIIIEGIHANLRFSAAHMIPEHETCGVIHGHSYIVNVEVEGEPTGKHGFIVDFKDVKGIMRRICKRLDHRLLVPLKSPLMDVQVSDEEVEFQVADKKYKIPKEDCCLLPIESTSAEGLAKYFAKKLYKELKEYNKMIKNVKVCVNEGIGQGAIFTYPGVDRI from the coding sequence TTGAAGATAATAATAGAGGGGATACATGCTAATTTGAGATTTTCAGCAGCACATATGATACCTGAGCATGAAACATGTGGCGTCATCCATGGACATTCCTATATAGTTAATGTAGAAGTGGAAGGCGAACCAACAGGAAAACATGGTTTCATAGTCGACTTCAAAGATGTTAAGGGTATAATGCGGAGAATCTGTAAAAGATTGGATCACCGTCTACTAGTGCCATTGAAAAGTCCGCTAATGGACGTGCAAGTAAGTGACGAGGAGGTAGAATTTCAAGTTGCAGATAAAAAATATAAAATCCCAAAGGAAGATTGCTGCCTATTACCCATAGAATCCACTTCTGCAGAAGGACTTGCAAAATACTTCGCCAAGAAACTCTATAAGGAGCTGAAAGAATATAATAAGATGATAAAGAATGTCAAAGTTTGTGTGAATGAGGGAATAGGACAAGGTGCTATCTTCACCTACCCTGGAGTTGATAGGATATGA
- a CDS encoding 4Fe-4S binding protein, with amino-acid sequence MKNLLRILLEGAYTNIKRIFFAADRVTDMELRKKILTGKVEPTPKVAETPCIGCGGCSNACPTGAIQMKDLEEPIEIAEGLIKRQIPTLDSEKCVYCYYCHDFCPLYALFGEPGTIHPNDVGIVEFDVKEAIEKPVKIPEEKLKFITQFLSDKSIIEREKTSRE; translated from the coding sequence ATGAAAAACTTGTTAAGGATACTATTGGAAGGCGCCTACACCAACATCAAAAGGATATTCTTCGCCGCTGATAGGGTCACAGACATGGAACTTAGAAAGAAAATACTCACAGGAAAAGTTGAACCAACACCTAAAGTAGCTGAAACCCCATGTATTGGCTGTGGAGGATGCTCAAATGCTTGCCCCACAGGAGCCATCCAAATGAAGGACCTTGAAGAACCAATCGAAATAGCAGAAGGCCTCATAAAAAGGCAAATACCAACACTAGATTCTGAAAAGTGCGTCTACTGTTATTATTGTCATGATTTCTGCCCATTATATGCTCTATTCGGGGAACCTGGGACAATACACCCAAATGATGTGGGCATCGTAGAATTTGATGTTAAAGAAGCCATCGAAAAACCCGTTAAAATACCCGAAGAAAAACTGAAATTCATAACACAATTCCTCTCAGATAAAAGCATCATAGAACGTGAAAAAACTTCAAGGGAGTAG
- a CDS encoding 7-carboxy-7-deazaguanine synthase QueE has protein sequence MRAPIMEVFSSIQGEGLLVGCRQIFIRFAGCNLNCRYCDTPESRDPQRGELITINDLKFKIKGLETPDLHSISLTGGEPLLYADFIKNLLHETNYKSLLETNGSLPSEIKKIAHLIDYASVDIKLPEHVDTEEIIEKEIKSINILIKRGVNTYLKVVILPTISPLYMGQLAQKLREEISEPSKTPIVIQPISPLDYWIGSAHRLLRISEEIGKHFKVRLIPQVHKILDLR, from the coding sequence ATGAGAGCCCCTATAATGGAGGTCTTTTCCAGCATCCAAGGAGAGGGGCTCCTAGTTGGGTGCAGGCAAATATTCATACGATTCGCAGGATGTAACCTCAACTGCAGATACTGTGACACTCCCGAGAGCAGAGACCCTCAAAGGGGAGAATTAATCACCATAAATGATCTTAAATTTAAAATAAAAGGACTTGAAACTCCTGATCTCCATTCAATCAGTTTAACAGGGGGCGAACCCCTACTTTACGCCGATTTTATAAAAAATCTCTTGCATGAAACCAATTATAAGTCGCTGTTAGAAACTAACGGATCTTTACCAAGTGAGATCAAAAAAATAGCCCATCTCATAGATTATGCATCTGTTGATATAAAATTACCAGAACATGTTGATACTGAGGAAATTATAGAAAAAGAAATCAAGTCCATAAACATATTAATAAAAAGAGGTGTAAATACATATCTCAAGGTAGTGATCTTACCAACTATCTCCCCACTCTACATGGGACAATTAGCCCAAAAACTTCGAGAAGAGATTTCAGAACCCTCTAAGACTCCCATAGTGATCCAGCCAATCAGCCCGTTAGATTATTGGATTGGGAGCGCTCATCGACTGTTAAGGATTTCGGAGGAAATTGGAAAGCACTTTAAAGTACGGTTAATACCCCAGGTTCACAAAATTTTAGATCTAAGATAG
- a CDS encoding NADH-quinone oxidoreductase subunit B family protein, with amino-acid sequence MGIKSYARARAIHAMLVYTGGCNGCDIEIVNAVFSPKYDAEQYKIFLTWNPREADVLIVTGPVTKQNKKPLEEIYKAIPEPKIVIAAGACALMGGVYKNIHGDIPSEEIAGPVEEVIPVDAKVPGCAVRPEDVLAGAISALPKLLEAK; translated from the coding sequence ATGGGAATCAAATCATATGCAAGGGCCAGAGCCATCCATGCAATGCTAGTATATACAGGTGGCTGCAATGGCTGCGACATAGAAATCGTGAATGCAGTGTTCTCCCCAAAATATGACGCTGAACAATATAAAATATTCCTAACATGGAATCCCAGGGAAGCAGATGTACTCATAGTAACAGGACCAGTAACCAAACAAAACAAAAAGCCATTAGAAGAGATTTATAAGGCAATACCCGAGCCAAAAATTGTCATAGCAGCGGGTGCATGCGCTCTCATGGGGGGCGTTTATAAGAACATCCATGGGGACATACCATCAGAAGAGATCGCTGGACCAGTTGAGGAAGTAATACCAGTAGATGCCAAAGTCCCAGGATGCGCAGTGAGACCAGAAGACGTATTAGCCGGCGCCATATCTGCACTACCAAAACTTCTAGAAGCCAAATAA
- a CDS encoding DNA polymerase subunit beta — MMSRPRDFVYTVDDLFFATTSYLHPEDRIIAFLRYIPDPEGERSRDGRRYSKVDSKGAYHFLEENYPTYLYEAENLRKIILAVPDELIEEILTPTRRLREIMEEGPSDELLEKVLIIADAFHEEASISYNDMGVSGSILPSLHDPKNSDIDFVIYGLENHRKALETFAQLKDQGPFKSLSGDYWLKVYKKRIKDDSLSFEEFCWYEERKNNRGLVNGTLFDILATRSWDEIEGSWADTVYEPIGKIKIEARVYDAMAAFDNPAIYKVEDVRIIEGPNVDIDEVVSFTHTYAGQAKEGERIIAKGELEKYTGAREGYRVVVGTTREALNEYIKVKYPLF, encoded by the coding sequence ATGATGTCAAGGCCAAGGGATTTTGTATATACTGTGGATGATCTTTTCTTCGCAACTACTTCTTATTTGCACCCTGAGGATCGTATAATTGCATTTTTAAGATACATACCTGATCCAGAGGGTGAAAGGTCAAGGGATGGTAGAAGATATTCTAAGGTGGATTCAAAAGGGGCCTACCATTTCCTTGAAGAGAATTATCCAACCTATTTATATGAAGCTGAAAATCTTAGGAAGATCATTTTAGCGGTTCCTGATGAGCTTATAGAAGAGATTCTAACACCAACAAGGCGATTAAGGGAAATTATGGAAGAAGGTCCTTCTGATGAGCTTCTCGAGAAGGTTCTGATAATAGCTGACGCTTTCCATGAGGAAGCATCAATATCATATAATGATATGGGGGTTTCTGGTTCTATTCTACCATCACTACATGATCCTAAAAATTCGGATATTGATTTCGTTATTTATGGCCTTGAGAATCATAGGAAGGCGCTTGAAACATTCGCCCAACTTAAAGATCAAGGACCATTTAAGAGTCTGAGTGGAGATTATTGGTTAAAGGTTTATAAAAAGCGTATCAAGGATGATAGTTTGAGTTTCGAGGAGTTTTGTTGGTATGAGGAGCGTAAAAATAATAGGGGCCTTGTTAACGGCACATTATTCGATATACTTGCGACTCGCAGCTGGGATGAAATAGAGGGCTCATGGGCTGACACAGTATATGAGCCCATTGGTAAGATAAAAATAGAGGCTAGGGTCTATGATGCCATGGCAGCATTCGACAACCCGGCTATTTATAAAGTGGAGGATGTTCGCATCATAGAGGGTCCAAATGTGGATATAGATGAGGTTGTTTCTTTTACCCATACATATGCTGGCCAGGCAAAAGAGGGTGAAAGAATAATAGCTAAGGGGGAACTGGAAAAATATACCGGTGCAAGGGAAGGCTACAGGGTGGTTGTGGGAACCACAAGAGAAGCCCTCAATGAATATATAAAGGTAAAATATCCCCTCTTCTAG
- a CDS encoding PPC domain-containing DNA-binding protein, with the protein MIVKRIKPSKDLKEELLKIEESGIIISGIGSLKRATLRLADEKIVEIEGPLEIISMQGTITADGIHVHIAIANKDGKIIGGHLKGGCKVHTTVEIAILPYNGTLKRSKDEKTGFMELDIGGF; encoded by the coding sequence ATGATAGTCAAAAGAATAAAACCATCCAAGGACCTGAAAGAAGAGCTTTTAAAAATAGAAGAGAGTGGCATAATAATATCAGGTATTGGGAGTCTTAAAAGAGCCACTTTAAGGTTAGCAGATGAAAAAATAGTGGAAATCGAAGGCCCCCTTGAGATAATATCCATGCAAGGTACAATCACAGCAGATGGCATACATGTACACATAGCAATAGCCAACAAAGACGGGAAAATAATAGGAGGACACCTAAAAGGGGGATGCAAGGTCCACACAACCGTAGAAATCGCAATTTTACCATACAATGGGACTCTAAAAAGATCAAAGGATGAAAAAACTGGTTTCATGGAATTAGACATAGGAGGATTCTGA
- a CDS encoding DUF5612 domain-containing protein gives MAITAISIKTVERPGVLSEIAEMIARKGINISYAYLYVEEDGIGSIYMELEDVKDIEELITDLRSFESVLDVDVHRPLEDIYGKRIIIIGGGAQVSQVAMGAISEADRHNIRGERISVDTIPLVGEKELAEAVRAVGRLPRVGALVLAGSLMGGEISKAVEKIKREQNIIVISLNMPGSVTEKADLVVTDPIQAGVMAVMAVADTAIFDIKKVRGRKF, from the coding sequence ATGGCTATAACGGCTATTAGTATAAAGACTGTTGAAAGGCCGGGTGTTCTCAGTGAGATAGCTGAAATGATAGCCCGGAAAGGTATAAATATAAGCTATGCTTATCTTTACGTGGAAGAGGATGGGATTGGCTCAATATACATGGAATTAGAAGATGTTAAGGATATAGAAGAGCTTATCACTGATTTAAGATCTTTTGAAAGCGTTTTGGATGTTGATGTTCACAGGCCACTTGAGGATATTTATGGAAAACGAATAATAATCATTGGGGGTGGGGCGCAGGTTTCACAAGTTGCCATGGGGGCTATAAGTGAGGCTGACAGACATAACATTAGGGGTGAGAGGATAAGCGTCGACACAATACCGCTTGTTGGGGAGAAAGAACTTGCAGAAGCTGTTAGGGCTGTTGGACGGCTCCCAAGGGTTGGCGCGCTGGTGCTTGCAGGTTCTCTTATGGGTGGTGAAATAAGCAAGGCAGTAGAAAAAATAAAAAGGGAACAGAATATTATTGTGATAAGTCTTAACATGCCTGGTAGTGTTACTGAAAAGGCGGATCTTGTAGTTACTGATCCTATACAAGCAGGTGTTATGGCTGTTATGGCCGTGGCTGATACTGCCATATTTGATATAAAGAAGGTGCGGGGTAGGAAGTTTTAG
- a CDS encoding DUF366 family protein translates to MIHEHLKDRILYDGTQIRPNWALNELNIKGPSIITWIGPMNIKDIIDYEDKNLEIKAEKMAHFIVEHFDEQPANLRLCYHRQRILVMILQEELWEHDIPTKREGDDLYIGTGKLTVSVATAAVSSMKIHLGMNITSKGTPEDVETVGILDYKSLGEDDIIKIVSNVAKKYIQEIRLIEEDITKTRTG, encoded by the coding sequence ATGATACATGAACACCTCAAGGATAGAATATTATATGATGGCACCCAAATAAGACCCAACTGGGCCCTTAATGAACTCAATATCAAAGGCCCAAGTATAATAACTTGGATCGGGCCCATGAACATAAAAGATATCATAGACTACGAGGACAAAAACCTCGAGATAAAGGCCGAGAAGATGGCCCATTTCATAGTAGAACATTTTGATGAACAACCAGCGAATCTAAGGTTATGTTATCATCGTCAGAGGATACTTGTGATGATACTCCAAGAAGAATTATGGGAACATGACATACCCACAAAGAGGGAAGGTGACGACCTCTACATAGGCACTGGTAAACTTACCGTGTCAGTGGCCACGGCAGCGGTCTCAAGCATGAAAATACACCTTGGAATGAACATAACAAGCAAGGGGACCCCAGAGGATGTTGAAACAGTGGGGATACTAGATTATAAGAGCTTGGGGGAAGATGATATAATAAAAATCGTGAGTAATGTGGCCAAGAAGTACATCCAAGAGATCAGATTAATAGAAGAGGACATTACAAAGACGAGAACAGGGTGA
- a CDS encoding nickel-dependent hydrogenase large subunit, with protein sequence MGTVHSAAIEPYRVRLFVEDEIVKDAEITVGVNHRGVERIMEGLPVEKANSLTEKICGICSGVHLWNSVLVAEKGLEIEIPERASYIRIIVGELERIHSHLLYLAHGNEVLGHETFSMRLFYIRETVMELLRMIGGNRVQYGVPIIGGIRPRAELDEMKIQKIREGLDYIEEKVKGFADRFTSDPMIMSRITGVCPLSRKDALRLAVTGPTLRATGVEFDMRREMECYDPFEFDIITENDGDVKSNLLVRVFEIFESVKIIRQALDNLPEGAIVDRSWEMQDTNITKSYVEAPRGTLYHSYALEDGRVRNVVIRTPSMANIGAMQYALIGHHITDAQLGIVQCDPCFTCTDRAIEIVNLKR encoded by the coding sequence ATGGGGACAGTCCATTCAGCAGCTATAGAACCATACCGCGTCAGACTCTTTGTGGAAGATGAGATAGTGAAGGATGCCGAGATAACAGTAGGCGTCAATCATAGAGGAGTGGAGCGTATAATGGAAGGTCTCCCCGTAGAGAAAGCTAACAGTCTCACAGAGAAAATATGTGGTATATGTTCTGGTGTTCACTTGTGGAATTCAGTCCTAGTCGCTGAGAAAGGATTAGAGATCGAAATACCTGAAAGGGCCAGTTATATAAGGATAATAGTAGGGGAACTTGAAAGGATACATAGCCACCTCCTATACTTGGCCCATGGTAACGAGGTCCTAGGACATGAAACATTTTCAATGAGATTATTTTATATAAGAGAGACTGTGATGGAACTTCTAAGGATGATAGGGGGCAACAGAGTCCAATATGGTGTTCCCATCATAGGTGGGATAAGGCCAAGGGCAGAATTAGATGAGATGAAAATCCAGAAAATAAGAGAAGGCCTAGATTACATAGAAGAAAAAGTGAAAGGGTTTGCAGATCGTTTCACCTCAGACCCCATGATAATGTCACGCATAACTGGGGTGTGTCCGCTTAGCAGAAAGGACGCCCTTAGACTAGCGGTAACAGGGCCGACTTTAAGGGCGACAGGGGTGGAATTTGACATGCGCAGGGAAATGGAATGCTATGACCCCTTTGAATTTGATATTATCACAGAAAATGATGGGGACGTGAAATCCAATCTCCTCGTCAGAGTCTTCGAAATCTTCGAATCTGTTAAGATAATAAGACAGGCCCTGGATAACCTCCCAGAGGGGGCTATCGTGGACAGAAGCTGGGAAATGCAGGACACTAATATAACAAAAAGTTATGTTGAAGCTCCAAGGGGCACATTATACCATTCTTATGCCCTCGAAGATGGTAGGGTTAGGAATGTTGTTATCAGAACACCTTCAATGGCTAATATAGGTGCCATGCAATATGCGCTTATAGGCCATCATATAACAGACGCCCAACTTGGGATAGTGCAATGCGATCCTTGCTTCACTTGTACAGATCGTGCAATAGAGATAGTCAATCTAAAAAGGTGA
- a CDS encoding respiratory chain complex I subunit 1 family protein: protein MEYSIISAIGTIIIGFIISLWLPGLERKMIHARIQQRIGPPISSPGIMAPLKFFFKQTIRPYSPLPRLYNSLPLIGLLSVFLIFLFSVPETYHLGALASIVAIVGFLKIEEVIYVFMGSLSKSVMSLRMPFPDLAKGAKHPNVQRSFLEDISAMRAFRLIAFGSFPLYIAMFIPVVISKSIFLGDIVAYQKLHGPILFSVAGVIGAIVFFLGYMILLNEYPFVILKAKADVIEGPYMEYAAKWRALVYIMRGFLMFTLAMLFSVLFLGVPPSIFSWGILVNILVAVLFPMLMASFSAFAPIFTFKQFYPVTFGVTILGVVALLAAFI, encoded by the coding sequence ATGGAATATTCTATAATAAGTGCCATTGGGACCATCATCATCGGATTCATAATCAGCCTATGGCTTCCCGGCCTTGAAAGGAAAATGATACATGCGCGAATCCAGCAGAGAATAGGCCCGCCAATTTCTAGTCCGGGTATAATGGCCCCATTGAAATTCTTCTTTAAACAAACCATAAGACCATATTCGCCATTGCCAAGATTATATAATTCATTACCACTTATCGGATTATTATCAGTGTTTCTTATTTTCTTATTCTCAGTCCCTGAAACTTATCATCTGGGGGCTCTTGCGAGTATAGTTGCAATTGTGGGTTTCTTGAAGATAGAGGAGGTTATATATGTTTTCATGGGGTCCCTTTCAAAGTCTGTCATGTCTCTTAGGATGCCATTCCCAGATCTTGCCAAGGGTGCTAAGCATCCTAATGTGCAGAGGAGCTTCCTAGAGGATATAAGTGCCATGAGAGCATTCAGATTAATAGCATTCGGGTCATTCCCATTATATATCGCAATGTTCATCCCAGTAGTCATCTCCAAGAGCATATTCCTAGGGGATATAGTGGCTTATCAGAAACTCCATGGTCCAATACTCTTCTCAGTAGCTGGTGTGATAGGGGCCATAGTATTCTTTTTAGGATACATGATACTTCTTAATGAGTATCCATTTGTCATCTTAAAGGCGAAGGCAGATGTCATCGAGGGCCCGTATATGGAGTATGCTGCTAAGTGGCGTGCATTAGTTTATATAATGAGGGGTTTTCTCATGTTCACACTTGCCATGCTATTCTCGGTATTGTTTTTGGGTGTGCCGCCAAGCATATTCAGTTGGGGCATACTTGTTAATATCCTGGTGGCGGTGTTGTTCCCCATGTTAATGGCTTCTTTCAGTGCTTTCGCCCCGATCTTCACATTTAAACAATTTTATCCTGTTACATTTGGGGTGACGATACTTGGGGTTGTAGCACTCTTGGCAGCATTCATATAA
- a CDS encoding energy-converting hydrogenase B subunit P: protein MKMVIRPHHIISLGGYIVEWDFPYRNLIVVNPTDEHIKIEVPVFDEEWIEEHRKLGLRITPVRYEDNYLSLWKREKSKLE from the coding sequence ATGAAGATGGTTATAAGACCTCATCATATTATAAGCCTTGGAGGATATATAGTGGAATGGGATTTCCCATACAGGAATCTTATAGTTGTGAATCCAACTGATGAGCACATAAAGATAGAGGTCCCAGTCTTTGATGAGGAGTGGATTGAAGAGCACAGAAAACTTGGACTTAGAATAACCCCTGTGAGATATGAGGATAATTATCTCAGCCTATGGAAGAGGGAGAAATCCAAGTTAGAGTAA